Proteins encoded within one genomic window of uncultured Draconibacterium sp.:
- a CDS encoding DUF5123 domain-containing protein, with protein MKKIFRNIGILLGIVALFAINACEDDITPVIEELEFDRVFTPLELEAKISNQTTVSLSWGFNKKVQSYELEISDDSLSFANIIHTATVGPDELPYVYELPAGNSQYSARVKGTNDSIAESKWAELAFKSLPENIFADYNVAMTGLNSIDVSWTPGKAVTSLNFISEAGDVSYEISAEEQAAGMKSITDLPNADYIIYILNGNKPRGVRPYVMEGDVFVDAGEDLAAAISAAESGDVLILAAGAEFGFEGDMMLERAIKIKGLDGDIPVIYATSGDRMFYVGASILPTEEIVFENLFMSGYTNMDPSQGQIRGVFDMESEACNIGAVKFIGCKMYYMGRQIMRLRGGSDQTIGEFLVDDCIIHNLGKSSGSYGVFCATEDNTNATVVKITNSTIDSLKCHFIRYDDPVACESIIVENCTFNKTPFSSGRYLMDIRNAVITNGVEVTNCIFGTTSYGDEPSISGIRAADDIVITITNSYATTDFVNSGYSIVDQLTSLGVTYDGLWEDPDNGDFSFSYDIVEAGDPRWR; from the coding sequence ATGAAAAAAATATTTAGAAATATTGGAATCTTATTGGGCATTGTTGCTTTATTCGCAATAAACGCCTGCGAAGATGATATCACTCCGGTTATTGAAGAACTGGAATTTGACAGGGTATTTACGCCCCTGGAACTGGAAGCTAAAATCAGCAACCAAACCACCGTATCCTTAAGTTGGGGATTCAACAAAAAGGTACAATCTTATGAACTGGAAATAAGCGACGACAGTTTATCGTTCGCCAATATTATTCATACAGCAACAGTAGGTCCCGACGAGTTGCCTTATGTATACGAACTGCCGGCCGGTAATTCGCAATACTCGGCACGTGTTAAAGGTACAAACGACAGTATTGCAGAATCAAAATGGGCTGAACTGGCTTTTAAATCACTGCCTGAGAACATTTTTGCAGATTATAATGTTGCAATGACAGGATTGAACAGCATTGACGTAAGCTGGACTCCTGGCAAAGCAGTTACTTCCTTAAATTTTATTTCTGAAGCAGGAGACGTTTCATATGAAATTTCAGCCGAAGAGCAAGCTGCCGGAATGAAGTCGATTACTGACCTTCCAAATGCTGATTATATAATTTATATTTTAAATGGTAATAAGCCAAGAGGTGTTCGTCCTTATGTAATGGAAGGCGATGTATTTGTTGATGCCGGCGAAGATCTGGCAGCAGCGATCAGCGCGGCCGAATCGGGCGATGTGCTTATTCTGGCTGCCGGTGCTGAGTTTGGTTTCGAAGGCGATATGATGCTGGAGAGAGCCATAAAAATTAAAGGACTGGATGGAGATATTCCGGTAATTTATGCTACTTCTGGAGATCGTATGTTCTATGTTGGTGCGAGTATTCTGCCAACCGAAGAAATCGTTTTTGAGAACCTGTTTATGAGCGGTTACACCAACATGGATCCTTCGCAGGGACAAATTCGTGGTGTATTCGACATGGAAAGCGAAGCCTGTAACATTGGCGCTGTTAAATTTATCGGCTGTAAAATGTACTACATGGGCCGCCAGATTATGCGTTTACGTGGTGGTTCAGACCAAACCATTGGCGAATTCCTTGTTGACGACTGTATCATTCACAACCTGGGTAAAAGCAGCGGTAGTTATGGTGTTTTCTGTGCAACAGAAGACAATACAAATGCAACTGTTGTAAAAATTACCAACTCAACAATCGATAGCTTAAAATGCCATTTCATCCGCTACGATGATCCTGTGGCATGCGAAAGTATTATCGTAGAGAACTGTACATTCAATAAAACGCCGTTTAGTTCGGGCAGGTACTTAATGGATATCAGGAATGCTGTTATTACCAATGGCGTTGAAGTTACCAACTGTATTTTTGGGACTACTTCTTATGGCGACGAACCTTCGATCAGCGGAATACGTGCAGCCGACGATATCGTAATAACCATTACCAATTCGTATGCAACTACCGACTTTGTTAACTCCGGTTACTCAATTGTTGATCAGTTAACTTCGCTGGGTGTTACTTACGACGGATTGTGGGAAGATCCTGATAATGGTGATTTCTCGTTCTCTTATGATATCGTTGAAGCTGGTGATCCAAGATGGAGATAG
- a CDS encoding pectate lyase: MKIRVSIILILLFQTVLGQQQIAFPGAEGGGKYTTGGSGGKVIFVDNLNNKGKGSFRKAIEAEGPRTIIFRVSGTIELEKTIHIKNGDLTIAGQSAPGDGICLKNYGVRVDADNVIIRYLRVRPGDNAHEEMDAITGTRNKNIIIDHCSFSWADDEVASFYDNENFTLQWCIISESFNLSYHHKGAHGYGGIWGGNNASFHHNLISDHVSRNPRLQGSRYTNDPDFEKADFRNNVIYNWGNNSVYGGEEGHYNLVNNYYKPGPATKKDVRDRILNLTQSFYNESRNTDTLRAGWFYLDGNVIEGYKEISKDNWDGGVQVKDLTQEMIDQSRLTSPVKHTAIETDNAKKAYKKVLQNAGASFKRDAVDKRIIHEATTGKESVGKQFRDGGKGIIDSQTDVGGWPLLQSTPPPPDTDNDGMPDEWEKQNGLNPGKADNNDYKLNKNYTNIEVYLNSIVAKKK, from the coding sequence ATGAAAATACGGGTAAGCATAATTCTGATTCTACTTTTCCAAACCGTTTTAGGACAACAGCAAATCGCTTTTCCGGGAGCTGAAGGTGGTGGTAAATACACAACCGGAGGTAGCGGTGGCAAAGTTATTTTTGTCGACAACCTAAACAACAAAGGCAAGGGAAGCTTTAGAAAAGCCATTGAAGCGGAAGGACCGCGAACCATTATTTTCAGAGTATCAGGAACCATCGAATTAGAGAAAACCATTCACATAAAGAACGGAGACCTTACCATTGCCGGGCAATCCGCTCCGGGAGATGGAATTTGTCTGAAAAATTATGGTGTACGTGTTGACGCCGACAATGTAATTATACGCTACCTGAGAGTTCGCCCGGGAGACAACGCGCACGAAGAAATGGATGCCATTACAGGAACACGAAACAAAAATATTATAATAGACCATTGTAGTTTTAGTTGGGCTGATGATGAAGTGGCCTCGTTTTACGACAACGAAAATTTTACGCTGCAATGGTGTATTATCAGCGAAAGTTTTAACCTGTCCTATCATCATAAAGGAGCACATGGTTACGGCGGAATATGGGGTGGAAACAATGCCAGTTTTCACCACAACCTTATTTCCGATCATGTGAGCAGGAATCCGCGACTACAGGGATCGAGATACACCAATGATCCGGATTTTGAGAAAGCCGATTTCAGAAACAATGTAATTTACAACTGGGGAAACAACAGCGTTTATGGTGGCGAAGAAGGCCATTATAACCTGGTGAACAATTATTATAAACCCGGTCCGGCAACAAAAAAGGATGTGCGCGACCGCATTTTAAACCTCACACAAAGTTTTTACAACGAAAGCAGAAATACAGATACACTCAGAGCCGGGTGGTTTTACCTTGACGGCAACGTAATTGAAGGTTACAAAGAAATCTCAAAAGATAACTGGGATGGCGGCGTGCAGGTAAAAGACCTTACACAAGAAATGATCGATCAATCGCGGCTTACAAGTCCGGTTAAACATACTGCCATTGAAACTGATAACGCCAAAAAGGCATATAAAAAAGTATTACAAAATGCCGGTGCGAGCTTTAAGCGCGATGCCGTTGACAAACGAATCATTCACGAAGCCACCACCGGAAAAGAAAGTGTAGGAAAACAATTCAGAGATGGCGGGAAAGGGATAATAGACAGCCAGACCGATGTAGGAGGCTGGCCACTATTGCAATCAACTCCACCTCCACCCGATACCGACAACGACGGGATGCCCGATGAGTGGGAAAAACAAAACGGGCTGAATCCGGGAAAAGCGGATAACAACGATTACAAGCTCAATAAAAATTATACCAATATCGAAGTTTACCTCAACTCGATTGTAGCCAAAAAGAAATAA
- a CDS encoding glycoside hydrolase 43 family protein, translating into MNLKPTIIILIILCSLSLLSSAQTGISKVWVADNGDGTYKNPIIHADYSDPDVVRVGNDYYMTASSFNCVPGLPILHSKDLVNWQLISYALPTQVPEDIFSIPQHGKGVWAPCIRYHNNEFYIYYPDPDFGIYQIKAKKAEGPWSEPILVKAGKGLIDPSPLWDDDGKVYLTHAFAGSRARVKSVILVQEMNSEGTAVIGDEVMIFDGHEEHPTVEGPKFYKANGYYYIFAPAGGVSTGWQIVLRSKNVYGPYEVKTVMEQGNTNINGPHQGAWIDTKTGENWFIHFQDKEAYGRIVHLNPMTWQNDWPVIGVDEDGDGIGEPVLTYKKPDVGASYPVSTPPESDEFNGNQLGIQWQWQANKHISYGFPSGNLGFYRLNCIVRPEGEEGLWMVPNLLLQKFPAEEFTATTKLTFNARTDDEETGFMIMGEDYQYISLKQINGQFHLRVAKCENARTGGKEIELHSESFDSNEIYFRIEVRKGAACSFSYSSNGKTFKTVGEKFTAKPGRWIGAKIGYFALREGVINDSGTVDIDWFRITK; encoded by the coding sequence ATGAACCTAAAACCAACGATAATAATCCTGATAATCCTTTGTAGCTTGTCGCTTTTAAGCAGCGCACAAACCGGAATTTCAAAAGTCTGGGTAGCCGATAATGGTGATGGGACCTATAAAAATCCGATCATCCATGCCGATTATTCCGATCCGGATGTTGTTCGTGTTGGCAACGATTATTACATGACAGCCTCGTCGTTTAACTGCGTTCCGGGCTTACCAATTCTGCATTCAAAAGACCTAGTAAACTGGCAGCTTATTTCTTATGCGCTGCCCACACAGGTTCCTGAAGATATCTTTAGCATTCCGCAGCACGGAAAAGGTGTTTGGGCGCCGTGCATCCGTTATCACAATAACGAGTTTTACATTTATTACCCCGATCCTGATTTTGGCATTTATCAAATTAAAGCGAAAAAAGCTGAAGGACCGTGGTCGGAACCAATTTTGGTGAAAGCAGGAAAAGGTTTGATCGATCCATCGCCACTTTGGGACGATGACGGGAAAGTGTATTTAACGCATGCTTTTGCAGGTAGCCGTGCCCGTGTAAAATCAGTAATCCTGGTTCAGGAAATGAACAGCGAAGGCACGGCGGTTATTGGCGATGAAGTAATGATTTTCGATGGTCACGAGGAACACCCTACAGTAGAAGGTCCGAAATTCTACAAAGCCAATGGCTACTACTACATTTTTGCTCCGGCTGGTGGAGTTTCTACAGGTTGGCAAATTGTACTCCGCTCAAAAAACGTATATGGCCCATACGAGGTAAAAACCGTAATGGAACAGGGCAACACCAATATTAACGGGCCTCATCAGGGAGCATGGATTGATACAAAAACCGGAGAAAACTGGTTCATCCATTTTCAGGATAAAGAAGCCTACGGACGCATAGTACACCTTAATCCAATGACCTGGCAAAACGACTGGCCGGTAATTGGCGTTGATGAAGACGGCGATGGAATCGGCGAACCGGTGCTTACCTACAAAAAGCCGGATGTTGGAGCTTCCTACCCTGTTTCTACACCTCCTGAAAGCGATGAGTTTAACGGGAATCAGTTGGGTATTCAGTGGCAATGGCAGGCCAACAAACACATTTCTTACGGATTCCCATCGGGTAACCTTGGTTTTTATCGTTTGAATTGTATTGTTCGCCCCGAGGGAGAAGAAGGCCTTTGGATGGTACCCAATCTTTTGTTACAAAAATTTCCGGCAGAAGAATTTACTGCAACAACCAAACTAACATTCAATGCCCGCACCGACGATGAAGAAACAGGTTTTATGATAATGGGTGAAGACTACCAATACATTTCATTAAAACAAATAAACGGGCAGTTTCACCTGCGTGTGGCAAAATGCGAAAATGCCCGCACCGGAGGAAAAGAAATTGAACTGCATTCTGAAAGCTTTGACAGTAACGAAATCTACTTTAGAATAGAAGTTAGAAAAGGTGCGGCTTGCAGTTTCAGTTATAGCAGCAACGGAAAAACATTTAAAACCGTTGGCGAAAAATTTACAGCTAAACCGGGCCGCTGGATCGGTGCAAAAATAGGCTACTTTGCCCTGCGCGAAGGCGTCATAAACGACTCGGGAACAGTTGACATTGATTGGTTTAGGATTACAAAATAA
- a CDS encoding pectinesterase family protein has product MKNKLFISFILLLMAASASAWDFVVAKDGSGDFKTVQEAINAVPDFRRNRTTIFIKQGIYKEKLVLPASKTGVTFISKEPENTILTFDDYASKKNRFGEEMGTTGSTSFYIFGEGFIAKNITFENSAGPVGQAVAVRIESDKVAFENCRFLGNQDTLYPHGKNSRQYYHNCYIEGTVDFIFGWSTALFEDCTIFCKTAGYITAPSTEKEMKYGFVFRNCNITGDAPENSFYLGRPWRPYGKSVFIECKLGKHIKPEGWHNWSDPEKEKTAFFAEYKNTGEGADTKNRVAWSHQLTDAEAKEYSAEKIFGDWTEELFSNLEEIKKR; this is encoded by the coding sequence ATGAAAAACAAACTCTTCATATCATTTATATTATTACTAATGGCTGCCTCGGCAAGTGCCTGGGATTTTGTAGTTGCAAAAGACGGCAGCGGCGATTTTAAAACCGTACAGGAAGCCATTAACGCGGTTCCTGATTTCAGGAGAAACCGCACAACCATTTTTATTAAACAAGGCATTTACAAAGAAAAGCTGGTGTTGCCGGCAAGCAAAACCGGGGTAACTTTTATTAGTAAAGAGCCGGAAAATACGATTCTTACGTTCGATGATTACGCCAGCAAAAAGAACCGCTTTGGAGAAGAAATGGGAACAACCGGCTCTACCTCTTTTTACATTTTCGGAGAAGGTTTTATCGCTAAAAATATAACCTTTGAAAACTCCGCCGGACCAGTTGGACAAGCGGTTGCCGTGCGTATCGAAAGCGACAAAGTGGCTTTTGAAAACTGCCGTTTTCTGGGAAATCAGGATACACTTTATCCGCACGGAAAAAACAGTAGGCAGTACTACCACAATTGTTACATCGAAGGTACAGTAGATTTTATTTTTGGTTGGTCGACAGCCCTATTTGAAGACTGCACTATTTTTTGCAAAACAGCCGGATACATTACTGCCCCTTCCACAGAAAAAGAGATGAAATATGGCTTTGTTTTTCGGAATTGCAATATCACCGGCGATGCTCCTGAAAACTCATTTTACCTGGGTCGTCCGTGGCGCCCTTATGGCAAATCAGTTTTCATTGAATGCAAACTTGGTAAACACATAAAACCCGAAGGCTGGCATAACTGGAGCGATCCTGAGAAGGAAAAGACAGCATTCTTTGCTGAATACAAAAATACCGGAGAAGGAGCCGACACAAAAAACAGAGTTGCCTGGTCGCATCAACTTACCGATGCAGAAGCAAAAGAATACTCGGCTGAAAAAATTTTTGGAGACTGGACTGAAGAACTGTTCTCCAACCTGGAAGAAATTAAAAAACGTTGA
- a CDS encoding glycoside hydrolase family 28 protein translates to MIVKKISNLLLAAAVFAVGCAEKSAPPQTANSLYETIEFEMPVIQEPQIPDYSVSITDFGAISGGMEMNTEAFASAINAVAENGGGKVIIPPGIWLTGPIQLKSNLELHAEQGAVILFSANKDLYPVIATNFEGQDTYRCLSPIHGKNIENVAFTGKGVWDGNGDAWRAVKKSKLNENDWKALIASGGIVSVSDDGDIWYPSEQYKNGAEGSGDQNVRDDLYTKEEFETIRDFLRPVFVSIQNSKRILFDGPVFQNSPAWNIHPLWVEHLTVKNLTIRNPWYSQNGDGIDIESCKNVLVQNCNFDVGDDAICIKSGKNEDGRRYGIPCENLIIKDNIVYHGHGGVTVGSEMSGGVRNMHVSNCTFMGTDVGLRFKSTRGRGGVVENIFISDVYMTNIPTNAISFNLYYGGQSISEMMEAGGMETSTEHVPVSEETPQFKNIKISNVTVKGAQQAVFLQGLPEMPLENIELNSLYLKADNGFQIIDAKGVKINDTKLIMEKDLALQIFNSADVDVNGFAYDFKAADAIKINGSLCKNISISNSETDVEQYTTIGSEVPEEAVKF, encoded by the coding sequence ATGATAGTTAAAAAGATCTCTAATCTATTACTTGCCGCTGCTGTTTTTGCGGTAGGATGTGCCGAAAAAAGCGCACCTCCCCAAACCGCAAATAGCTTGTACGAAACGATTGAATTTGAAATGCCGGTAATTCAGGAGCCACAAATTCCTGACTATTCAGTATCGATAACCGATTTTGGCGCGATAAGTGGTGGAATGGAAATGAATACCGAAGCTTTTGCATCTGCCATAAACGCGGTTGCCGAAAACGGCGGCGGGAAAGTCATCATTCCTCCGGGCATTTGGTTAACCGGCCCGATTCAGTTAAAAAGTAACCTGGAATTGCATGCCGAGCAAGGTGCGGTTATTCTTTTCTCGGCCAACAAAGATCTTTATCCGGTTATAGCAACCAATTTCGAAGGTCAGGATACTTATCGTTGTCTATCGCCTATTCACGGAAAAAATATTGAAAACGTAGCTTTTACCGGGAAAGGTGTTTGGGACGGAAATGGCGATGCCTGGCGCGCGGTAAAAAAATCAAAACTAAATGAGAACGATTGGAAAGCTCTTATAGCCTCGGGAGGTATAGTAAGTGTAAGCGACGATGGAGACATTTGGTATCCATCAGAGCAGTACAAGAATGGCGCTGAAGGAAGTGGCGATCAGAATGTACGCGACGACCTGTATACAAAAGAAGAATTTGAAACCATACGCGACTTTCTGCGCCCGGTTTTTGTTAGTATTCAGAACAGTAAACGTATACTATTCGATGGCCCGGTATTTCAAAATTCGCCTGCCTGGAATATTCACCCACTATGGGTAGAGCATCTGACTGTAAAAAATCTGACCATTCGTAATCCCTGGTATTCGCAGAATGGCGACGGAATCGATATAGAATCTTGTAAAAATGTGCTGGTACAAAACTGTAATTTTGATGTGGGAGACGATGCAATTTGTATAAAATCCGGGAAAAACGAAGACGGTCGACGTTACGGAATCCCCTGTGAAAACCTGATCATTAAAGACAACATTGTTTACCACGGACACGGAGGTGTTACCGTTGGTAGCGAGATGTCGGGCGGAGTACGTAATATGCACGTTTCAAACTGCACATTTATGGGCACCGATGTGGGCTTACGTTTTAAAAGTACCCGTGGCCGTGGCGGCGTTGTCGAGAATATTTTTATTTCCGATGTTTATATGACCAACATCCCGACAAATGCCATTTCGTTTAACCTGTATTACGGGGGACAATCAATTTCGGAAATGATGGAAGCAGGCGGGATGGAAACATCAACAGAACATGTTCCGGTTAGCGAAGAAACACCACAGTTCAAAAACATTAAGATTTCGAATGTTACTGTCAAAGGAGCACAGCAGGCGGTTTTTCTTCAGGGGCTTCCGGAAATGCCGCTCGAAAATATTGAGCTGAACAGTCTCTATCTGAAAGCCGATAACGGATTCCAGATCATTGATGCCAAAGGGGTTAAAATCAACGATACAAAATTGATAATGGAGAAAGATCTAGCCTTGCAGATTTTTAATAGTGCAGATGTTGATGTGAACGGCTTTGCATATGATTTTAAGGCAGCTGACGCTATTAAAATAAACGGTTCTCTGTGTAAAAATATAAGCATTTCGAACTCGGAAACCGATGTTGAACAGTACACCACTATTGGATCGGAGGTGCCTGAAGAAGCGGTTAAATTTTAA
- a CDS encoding rhamnogalacturonan acetylesterase, whose protein sequence is MKQLFYFCALILIFFSASQKPKEFSIYCVGDSTMANKEANAFPETGWCMVLDEYFTPNVAVKNHAKNGRSSKSFIDEGRWQSVLDSLQAGDYVFIQFGHNDQKDYDSTRYTTPFGSYTENLSQFVNESREKGAIPVLFTSIVRRKFGEEGKLTDTHGDYPVATRQVADLLNVPLIDLQKITEEWVNSLGDEASKQMYVWTNITNERHPEPRKDDTHLSQEGAHKVAQLATEALKETVPELAKNLK, encoded by the coding sequence ATGAAACAACTTTTCTATTTCTGCGCACTTATTCTGATCTTCTTCAGTGCCAGTCAAAAGCCAAAGGAATTCAGCATTTATTGTGTGGGTGATTCTACCATGGCAAATAAGGAAGCTAATGCTTTTCCGGAAACCGGCTGGTGCATGGTGCTCGACGAGTATTTCACCCCGAACGTTGCGGTTAAAAACCATGCAAAAAACGGCAGAAGTTCAAAAAGTTTTATCGACGAAGGAAGGTGGCAATCGGTACTCGACAGCTTACAAGCCGGCGATTATGTTTTTATCCAGTTTGGTCATAACGATCAGAAAGATTACGACTCAACACGCTACACCACTCCGTTTGGTTCGTACACTGAAAACCTCAGCCAGTTTGTAAATGAATCGCGTGAAAAAGGTGCAATCCCGGTACTTTTCACTTCCATAGTTCGCCGAAAGTTTGGAGAGGAAGGAAAATTAACCGATACGCATGGCGATTATCCGGTGGCTACCCGTCAGGTAGCTGATTTGTTGAATGTGCCGCTTATTGATTTGCAAAAAATTACCGAAGAATGGGTAAATTCGCTTGGCGATGAAGCATCGAAACAAATGTATGTGTGGACCAATATTACAAATGAACGACATCCGGAACCACGAAAAGACGATACGCATTTATCGCAGGAAGGGGCGCACAAAGTAGCTCAGTTGGCTACCGAAGCGCTTAAAGAAACTGTGCCGGAGTTGGCAAAGAATTTAAAGTAA
- a CDS encoding pectinesterase family protein, translated as MRRLGFILLFVCSVVLSEAQTNIQFEIIVAQDGSGNFKSIQAAIDATKAFPPRRITIFIKNGLYREKVCVPSWNNQLSFIGEDRDKTIIIWDDYFDKINRGRNSTFFTYTLKVETDDFYAENLTVSNAAGPVGQAVALHIVGNRCRFKNCKFLGNQDTAFLDGENSNQLFENCIITGTTDFIFGSATAVFQGCTIISKKDSYITAASTAKDKDFGFVFMDCNLQAEEGVQSVYLGRPWRPYAKTVFLNCFLGKHICREGWAAWSNKDDKNTAFYAEYNSTGPGASPNRVEWANQLSRKEASKYTLKNILGEWTTRLND; from the coding sequence ATGAGAAGATTAGGCTTTATACTGCTGTTTGTATGCTCGGTAGTTTTATCTGAGGCGCAAACAAATATTCAGTTCGAAATTATCGTTGCACAAGACGGAAGTGGCAATTTTAAATCGATACAGGCTGCCATTGATGCCACCAAAGCCTTCCCTCCGCGACGAATCACTATATTTATAAAAAATGGCTTGTACCGCGAAAAAGTGTGCGTACCATCGTGGAATAATCAGCTGTCGTTTATCGGCGAAGACCGGGATAAAACCATCATCATTTGGGATGATTATTTCGATAAGATAAACCGTGGACGCAACAGCACTTTTTTTACCTACACTTTAAAAGTGGAAACCGACGATTTTTATGCCGAAAACCTGACCGTTTCTAATGCTGCCGGCCCGGTTGGACAAGCAGTTGCTCTGCATATTGTAGGTAATCGGTGTAGATTTAAAAACTGTAAATTTCTAGGCAACCAGGATACGGCATTTTTGGATGGAGAAAACAGTAATCAGCTGTTCGAAAATTGCATCATAACCGGAACTACCGATTTCATTTTCGGTTCGGCTACAGCTGTTTTTCAGGGCTGCACCATAATCAGCAAAAAAGACTCGTACATAACTGCGGCAAGTACAGCAAAAGACAAAGATTTTGGTTTTGTATTTATGGATTGCAATCTGCAAGCCGAAGAGGGCGTTCAAAGTGTTTACCTCGGACGACCATGGCGGCCTTACGCTAAAACAGTCTTTTTAAACTGCTTTTTGGGCAAGCACATTTGCCGCGAAGGTTGGGCAGCATGGAGCAATAAAGACGATAAAAACACCGCGTTTTATGCCGAATACAACAGTACTGGTCCCGGTGCCAGCCCCAACAGAGTGGAGTGGGCAAATCAGTTAAGCCGCAAAGAAGCATCAAAGTATACCCTTAAGAATATTTTAGGAGAATGGACAACACGACTCAACGATTAA
- a CDS encoding T9SS type A sorting domain-containing protein: MDNTTQRLSPNSFLKTIFSLFLLLLILVPTQAQDNLPAFPGAGGFGKYTTGGRGGQVIFVTSLEDNLQEGTLRYAVNQTYPRIVIFKVSGTIQLQSVLKITNNDMTIAGQTAPGDGITLRDYPVKIQADNVIIRYMRFRMGDEALQEDDALSGRYQKNIIIDHCSMSWSTDECASFYNNENFTLQWSILSESLRISVHEKGTHGYGGIWGGEKASFHHNLLAHHDSRNPRFCGSRYSDRQEYELVDFRNNVIYNWGANTAYAAEGGSYNLVNNYYQAGPASSNKSRIIQPYADNGGNNQPAGIYGTFYINGNITTASDQVTQDNWEGVNMHSTFSTYAPGVTIDDIKSDSEYETGEVITHSAEEAYLKVLDFAGASLAYDSVDTRIINETATGTVTFTDGGNDSSNGLIDTQGAVGGWPLLKSTEAPVDTDEDGMPDDWENAQGLNPNDPADAQLTTVDGLYPNVEVYINSLVAEITEQQNEDGVHTAVNELKRNDDAISIYFNGNNRQLNVNHFANIKNIDIYNLTGKLVTKYACNSTNAHVKLSTDKKGIYLVRVLDVNDKIYTRKIPVF, translated from the coding sequence ATGGACAACACGACTCAACGATTAAGCCCCAATAGCTTCCTCAAAACAATCTTCAGCCTGTTTCTGCTACTACTGATCCTTGTTCCAACACAAGCGCAGGATAACCTACCGGCTTTTCCGGGTGCAGGGGGCTTTGGCAAATACACCACCGGTGGACGTGGAGGACAGGTAATTTTTGTCACCTCGCTGGAAGATAATCTTCAGGAAGGTACTTTGCGTTATGCCGTGAATCAGACTTATCCGCGAATTGTGATCTTTAAAGTATCTGGAACGATCCAGCTCCAATCAGTATTAAAAATTACCAACAACGATATGACCATTGCCGGACAAACTGCGCCGGGCGATGGCATTACACTGCGTGATTATCCTGTGAAAATTCAAGCCGATAATGTGATCATTAGATACATGCGTTTCAGAATGGGCGACGAAGCACTGCAGGAAGACGATGCGCTTAGTGGACGCTATCAGAAAAATATAATAATCGATCATTGCTCGATGAGCTGGTCGACAGATGAATGTGCCTCATTCTATAACAACGAGAACTTTACGCTGCAATGGAGCATTCTTTCGGAAAGTTTGCGCATTTCAGTACACGAAAAAGGCACGCATGGTTACGGCGGAATCTGGGGTGGAGAAAAGGCCTCGTTTCATCATAATTTGCTAGCTCATCACGACAGTCGTAATCCACGCTTTTGCGGAAGTCGTTATTCAGATCGTCAGGAATACGAACTGGTTGATTTCAGAAACAACGTAATTTACAACTGGGGTGCCAACACTGCCTATGCCGCTGAAGGAGGTAGTTATAACCTGGTTAATAATTATTACCAGGCAGGACCGGCCTCTTCAAACAAATCCAGGATTATCCAACCTTATGCCGATAATGGTGGCAATAATCAACCGGCAGGTATTTACGGAACGTTTTACATAAATGGAAATATTACGACTGCCAGCGATCAGGTTACGCAGGATAATTGGGAGGGTGTAAACATGCATTCTACATTTTCAACTTATGCGCCGGGTGTTACTATAGATGATATTAAATCAGATTCGGAATATGAAACAGGTGAAGTAATCACCCACTCCGCAGAAGAAGCTTATTTAAAAGTATTGGATTTTGCCGGAGCCAGCCTTGCCTACGACTCGGTAGACACAAGAATTATCAATGAAACAGCAACGGGAACAGTTACTTTCACCGATGGAGGAAATGACAGTTCAAATGGTTTAATCGATACGCAGGGAGCTGTTGGGGGTTGGCCGCTGCTAAAATCAACCGAAGCACCCGTTGATACAGACGAAGATGGCATGCCCGACGATTGGGAAAATGCACAGGGATTAAATCCCAACGATCCAGCTGATGCGCAGTTGACAACAGTTGACGGACTTTACCCTAATGTTGAGGTTTATATCAATTCGTTGGTGGCCGAAATAACTGAACAGCAGAATGAGGATGGTGTGCACACAGCAGTTAACGAACTTAAAAGAAACGACGACGCCATTAGTATTTATTTCAACGGCAATAATCGACAATTGAACGTTAATCATTTCGCAAACATTAAAAACATTGATATTTATAACCTTACAGGAAAACTGGTTACAAAATACGCATGTAATTCAACAAACGCGCATGTAAAACTGTCAACTGACAAAAAAGGAATTTACCTTGTTCGCGTTCTGGATGTAAACGATAAAATCTATACCCGCAAAATTCCGGTATTTTAA